A stretch of Macrobrachium rosenbergii isolate ZJJX-2024 chromosome 12, ASM4041242v1, whole genome shotgun sequence DNA encodes these proteins:
- the LOC136843815 gene encoding uncharacterized protein isoform X4, producing MKITFNERWSRLKETSPLLLLLLPLQQYINGADWPYTLLMGGSPSCQVAAVDMKGPVAENVRNKIRENCVVIFSKTYCPYCKMAKKVFDDMGTPYEVYEIDKEKDGVAVQDVLDIMTGARTVPRVFVGGKCIGGGTETRQLYKDGKLVELVGQCSDNS from the exons atgaaaataacttttaacgAGCGATGGAGCCGTTTAAAAGAGACTTCACCTTTATTGCTACTACTGTTACCATTACAGCAGTACATAAATG GTGCTGATTGGCCATACACTCTTCTGATGGGAGGTTCCCCAAGCTGCCAGGTGGCAGCTGTTGATATGAAAGGTCCAGTGgctgaaaatgttagaaataAGATTAGGGAAAACTGTGTTGTGATCTTTTCAAAAACTTATTGCCCATACTGCAAAATGGCGAAAAAG gtGTTTGATGACATGGGGACACCTTATGAAGTCtatgaaatagacaaagaaaaagatGGAGTTGCAGTTCAGGATGTTTTGGACATCATGACAGGAGCCAGAACA gtACCACGTGTATTTGTAGGAGGAAAATGCATAGGTGGTGGCACAGAGACACGGCAGCTGTATAAGGATGGGAAGTTGGTTGAGCTTGTTGGGCAGTGCAGTGACAACTCTTAG
- the LOC136844277 gene encoding putative ammonium transporter 3: protein MKNETNIMVKNVVDVVLGGITYWLFGYALSFGESEWTNPFCGWGSFALNPDEEAMGEVYTKFFFQLSFATTATTIVSGAVAERFNFVAYVLFSTVNTVIYCIPAGWLWGNHGFLRRMGVVDIAGSCGVHVCGGSSALVAARLVGPRIGRYDHGESPLPMGSPTNAILGMFMLWWGWLGFNCGSTYGVSGALWKYAARTAVITLMSSIGAGLAGMSISWYKNHRLEIGDVVNSVLGGLVSITAGCALFTTWEALAVGTIGGIISVLAMPMFDKLHIDDPVGATSVHGLCGMWAMIAIGLFVKADKLLGLTSGNAGLFRGGGFYLLGIQTLACACISVWSMFSTYIILKAIDMFCVSIRMSEWEELVGADFAEHAIRRRNIGVSRAVSVLGLQHNGYDYSDIAPQGDNPCHQQVLAEMKTLSRRGSSVSKAVARVTDKRSKRIKLPSFNFFSFGRKKKSARSSSSASNKINVMPFQPPEGYGAWE from the exons ATGAAGAATGAAACAAACATTATGGTGAAAAACGTTGTTGACGTCGTACTGGGAGGAATCACCTACTGGTTGTTTGGCTACGCGTTGTCCTTCGGGGAATCGGAGTGGACGAACCCGTTCTGCGGCTGGGGAAGCTTTGCCTTGAACCCTGACGAAGAGGCGATGGGGGAGGTCTACACCAAGTTCTTTTTTCAACTCTCTTTCGCCACGACTGCCACAACAATCGTGTCCGGAGCAGTAGCTGAGAG GTTCAACTTCGTGGCCTACGTGCTTTTCTCAACGGTCAACACAGTCATCTACTGCATCCCGGCTGGCTGGCTTTGGGGTAACCACGGCTTTCTCCGCCGGATGGGCGTCGTCGACATAGCTGGGTCGTGCGGTGTTCACGTATGCGGTGGATCTTCTG CTTTGGTGGCAGCTCGACTGGTAGGACCCAGAATCGGCAGGTATGACCATGGAGAGAGTCCTTTACCGATGGGATCGCCAACTAACGCAATCCTTGGCATGTTTATGCTGTGGTGGGGATGGTTAGGCTTCAACTGTGGAAG CACGTATGGAGTCAGCGGAGCTCTTTGGAAATATGCTGCTCGCACGGCCGTCATCACGCTCATGTCCAGCATTGGAGCAGGCCTCGCGGGGATGAGCATTTCGTGGTACAAGAATCATCGTCTTGAAATTGGTGACGTCGTTAACAGTGTCCTGGGGGGTCTTGTGTCCATCACTG CTGGCTGTGCTCTTTTTACTACTTGGGAAGCTCTGGCTGTTGGTACCATAGGAGGCATAATTTCCGTGTTGGCTATGCCCATGTTTGACAAACTGCATATTGATGACCCCGTGGGGGCTACCTCAGTACATG GACTATGTGGTATGTGGGCCATGATAGCAATCGGGCTTTTTGTCAAAGCAGACAAGCTTTTAGGTTTGACCAGCGGGAATGCGGGACTCTTCCGAG GCGGAGGATTTTATTTGCTGGGCATTCAGACCCTTGCCTGCGCTTGTATCTCCGTATGGTCAATGTTCTCCACGTATATCATACTGAAA GCTATCGATATGTTTTGCGTCTCGATTCGAATGTCCGAGTGGGAGGAGTTGGTCGGCGCCGACTTCGCAGAGCACGCCATTCGTCGGAGGAATATTGGTGTGAGCCGAGCTGTGTCTGTTCTTGGGCTTCAGCACAACGGATACGATTACAGTGATATCGCTCCTCAGGGAGACAATCCTT GCCACCAGCAAGTACTGGCAGAGATGAAAACTCTGTCGAGGCGCGGCTCAAGTGTTTCCAAAGCCGTGGCCCGCGTAACCGACAAAAGGTCGAAGAGGATAAAGCTGCCTTCCTTCAACTTCTTTTCCTTCGGCCGAAAGAAGAAGAGTGCGAGGAGTTCCAGCAGCGCCAGCAACAAGATTAACGTAATGCCCTTCCAGCCTCCAGAGGGCTATGGTGCCTGGGAATGA